A window of Scophthalmus maximus strain ysfricsl-2021 chromosome 10, ASM2237912v1, whole genome shotgun sequence contains these coding sequences:
- the zic2b gene encoding zinc finger protein ZIC 2b → MRASLRPTTRREEAGERGERAARGILTLFFFLSPPFLVLEGGGGGGGGGERDCARREKEAGQPAAPSMKRTAARHNGLVSPLGNNNSGASSIAPPPPRAAGVPPAAAAAADCGAGVGADGLMDFSKGPVVKTELVCKWIDRTSPRRQRLGRAAAAAASVCEQTFGSMHELVDHVTTEHVAAGLESLSHVCMWDECLRGGKAFKAKYKLINHIRVHTGEKPFSCAFPNCGKMFARSENLKIHTRTHTGEKPFQCEFCERRFANSSDRKKHSQVHTASKPYDCKALGCTKSYTHPSSLRKHMKVHVKSSPTSEPRDPYDSIPHQLQQPHQALLEPLNLKMNRHSPSLANNNAEFPLLTNHELGLSSAGEADHKLLLRSSSPMAMPLDLSLSGLKSQLAQRQQSGRTPRRSQRSVNPALPQLSNIKEWYVCTRTTAPHFPLLHPDHIKSEPSDDDEYVT, encoded by the exons ATGCGCGCTTCTCTCCGGCCCACAACGCgcagggaggaggcaggggaaCGCGGCGAACGCGCTGCCCGTGGGattttaactctttttttctttctctctcctccatttctcGTTTTggaaggaggtggtggtggtggtggggggggggagagggattGTGCTCGGCGAGAGAAGGAAGCGGGGCAGCCCGCCGCGCCGAGCATGAAGCGGACGGCGGCCAGGCACAATGGCCTCGTCTCTCCGCTGGGCAACAACAACTCCGGAGCCTCGAGCatcgcgccgccgccgccgagagCCGCCGGCgtcccccccgccgccgccgccgccgccgactgCGGCGCCGGCGTCGGCGCGGACGGCCTGATGGATTTCTCCAAAGGCCCCGTCGTCAAGACGGAGCTGGTGTGCAAGTGGATCGACCGAACTTCGCCGCGGCGGCAGCGGCTcgggcgggcggcggcggcggcggcgtccgtCTGCGAGCAAACTTTCGGCTCCATGCACGAGCTGGTGGACCACGTCACCACCGAGCATGTCGCGGCGGGGCTCGAGAGCCTCAGTCACGTCTGCATGTGGGACGAGTGTCTGCGCGGCGGGAAGGCGTTTAAAGCCAAGTACAAACTCATCAACCACATCCGCGTGCACACCGGCGAGAAGCCCTTCTCGTGCGCGTTCCCCAACTGCGGCAAGATGTTCGCACGCTCCGAGAACCTCAAGAtccacacgcgcacgcacactg gtgagAAGCCATTCCAGTGTGAGTTCTGCGAGCGACGCTTCGCCAACAGCAGCGACCGGAAGAAGCACTCACAGGTCCACACGGCCTCCAAGCCCTACGACTGCAAGGCCCTGGGCTGCACCAAGTCCTACACCCACCCCAGCTCCCTGCGCAAACACATGAAGGTCCACGTCAAGTCGTCACCTACCTCTGAGCCCCGGGATCCGTACGACTCCATCCCCCATCAACTGCAGCAACCTCATCAGGCTCTCCTCGAGCCCCTCAACCTTAAAATGAACCGCCACTCTCCATCACTTGCCAACAATAATGCTGAATTTCCTCTTCTGACTAATCACGAACTGGGCCTCAGCTCGGCCGGCGAGGCGGaccacaagctgctgctgcggagtTCGTCCCCGATGGCGATGCCTCTGGATCTGTCTCTGTCAGGCCTGAAGAGTCAGCTGGCCCAGAGGCAGCAGAGTGGCAGGACCCCACGGAGGAGCCAGCGCTCAGTCAACCCGGCCTTACCTCAGTTGTCTAACATTAAAGAGTGGTATGTCTGCACCAGGACTACAGCGCCACACTTTCCCCTGCTTCACCCAGACCACATCAAATCAGAACCTAGTGACGACGACGAGTACGTCACGTAG